The genomic segment GCCGCCCACGGCACCTTCTTGCGGTCGTATTCGAAACGCTCGTCGGTGGTGAAGTCCGGCTCCTGCTTGAGCAGCCTGCGCGCGTAGGCCACGCGCTCGCCCACGCGCTGCTTGTAGACGGCGAACACCTGGAACGCCGGCTCCAGCTCGCCGCCACGGATGGCCGAAGAGATATTGGCTTCGAACGGCGCGAAGCGCGCCACGTCGGCCTGGGTGAAGTACTGCTTGCCGCCGTCCAGCGTCTCCAGGTAGCGCTTGAACACGTCCTTGGAGGTGGCCTCGTCCAGCGCGCGCGGGCGGTACGCGTAGCGGCTGTCGGACAACAGGCCGTACACCAGCTTGGAGGTGGTCACCTGATCGGCGGTGGCCGCCGCGGGCAATGCAGGCGAGTCGGCCTTGGCCGCCAGCGCCAGCGGCGCGACCAGCGCCAGGGCCATCAGGAATGCGGGGGCTTTGAATTTCATTGACGTGCTCGAAGGCGCCTTGCCAAGGGGGAGACTGCAGGGTGTTCAGACACCACGACAGTGCCGAAAGTTGCCGGGTTTGTCACCCAGCCGCGCTCGGTGGAAAACCAGCCTAGCGGGGCCGGTGTAGCAAATTGTGAATGCAGGCGAAGGCGGGACCGAGCCCTTGCTCGGCAGGCCACCAGCAAGCAGCCGAGCATGGGCTCGGCTCTACAGCAGGCAAAGGCGTGCGAACCAAGGTTCGCACCCACCGAAGGCGGCGGGCCGCGCCCGCCTGGGTCGTCAGGAGACCCCTGCGCCCTTGGCCTGCACGTCGGCGTGGTACGACGAGCGCACCATCGGGCCGGACGCCACGTGGCTGAAGCCCAGCTCGTAGCCGTAGTCTTCCAGCGCCTTGTAGTCCTCGGGGGTCCAGTACTTCAGCACCGGGTGGTGGTGCGCGGTCGGCTGCAGGTACTGGCCGATGGTGATCATGTCCACGTCATGCGCGCGCAGGTCACGCATGGTGGCCTTGATCTGCTCGAACTCCTCGCCCAGGCCCAGCATGATGCCGCTCTTGGTCGGCACCTCCGGGTGCTGCGCCTTGAAGTTCTTCAGCAGGTTCAGCGACCACTGGTAATCGGCGCCCGGGCGCACGTTGCGGTACAGGTCCGGCACGGTCTCGATGTTGTGGTTGAACACATCCGGCGGGTTCTGCGCCAGGATCTCCAGCGCGCGCTCCATGCGGCCCTTGCCGCGGAAATCGGGGGTCAGCACTTCAATGCGGGTACCCGGCGACTTCTCGCGGATGGCGGTGATGCAGTCGACGAAATGCTGGGCACCGCCGTCGCGCAGGTCATCGCGATCGACACTGGTCACCACCACGTACTTCAGGCCCATGTCGGCCACGGTCTGGCCCAGGCTGGCCGGCTCGTTGGCATCCGGCGGCTTGGGGCGGCCGTGGGCCACGTCGCAGAACGAGCAGCGGCGGGTGCAGACCTCGCCGAGAATCATGAAGGTGGCCGTGCCGTGGCCGAAGCATTCGTGGATGTTCGGGCAGCTGGCTTCCTCGCACACGGTCACCAGGCGGTTCTCGCGCAGCTTGGCCTTCAGGTTCTGCACGGCATTGCCCGAAGGAATGCGCACGCGGATCCAGGACGGCTTGCGCAGCACCGGCGCATCGGCGAACTGCACCGGCGAGCGGTTGATCTTGTCACCGCCCAGCTGCTTGACCCCGGCCTGCAACGGCGCGGCGGACGGAGAGTCGCCCTGCACGATCTGCAGGGGAATGGAACGGGCGGTGGTTTCAGTCATGGCAGTTCCGGGGGGCGGTCAGGCGGCCGCAGAAAGATCGGGCAGTTCGGGCGTGTGCTGCAGCAGCAGGCCGAACTGGCGGGCCAGGTGGTCCAGCAGCACCGGCTTGACGGCCTCCATCCCGGAGGGCCCGCCCAAGTCTACTACCGATGTCACCTGCAACCCCTGATAGCCACAGGGGTTGATGCGGTGGAAGGGTTCCAGGTCCATGGACACGTTGAAGGCCAGGCCATGGAAGGTGCAGCCGCGGCGCACGCGGATGCCGAGCGCGGCGATCTTGGCGCCGCCGACGTAGACGCCCGGGGCGCCCTCGCGGCGTTCGGCACCGATGTTCCACTCGGCCAGGGTATCGATGAGGGCCTGCTCGATGCGGCAGACATAGTCGCGCACACCAATGCCCAGCCGCGGCAGGCGCAACAGCGGGTAGACCACGATCTGGCCGGGGCCGTGATAGGTCACCTGGCCGCCGCGGTCCACGTGCAGCACCGGGATCTCGCCCGGCGCCAGCACGTGCTCGTCCTTGCCGGCCTGGCCCAGGGTGAACACCGGGTCGTGCTCGACCACCCACAGCTCGTCGGCGTCGGCGTCGCTGCGCTGGTCGGTGAAGCGCTGCATGGCACGCCACACCGGCTCGTATGCCTGGCGGCCGAGGTCACGGACCACCGCCGGGCGCGGCGCGCGGTCTTCCGGGGCGGCTTCGGCCGGGCAGCTGTCGGCTACAGCGTCCACTTCACTTCCGGGTGGTCGCGCAGCGCCTGGTGCGCCAGGTCGTACTGTTCGCGGCTCTCGGCCTTGAACACGATGCGGACGGACACGTACTTGCCGTTGCTTGAGTGTTTCCAGCTGATGCGTTCATTGACGACATCAATGCCGGCCGCCAGCAGCAGGCGGGGAAGCTCATGTTCCAGGCCGCGGTTGGCCGGGCCCATCGCGCTGAGCTCGAACTGGCCGGGGAACTGGAAGCCGTGGTCGGGGTTGTCGGACTTGATTTCCATGCCCCCCATTATCGGGCCGCAGGGCAACAAACCCAAGAGTATTCATCAAAGTCAAAGGCGGCACCGGCGAGCCGCTGCGTTGCAGCGGGGCCGCGCCCCTGGCAGGGCCGTCCACGAAGGCCGGCCCCGGCAGGCGGCGCGTGCCGGCGCGGGGCCGGCACGCAGGCGGCTTACTTGGCCGTTTCCATCAGGGTGGAGTTGACCCAGCCCTTGTTGCCCATTTCGTCTTCCACTTCCCACATGGTGCCTTCCTTGACGCCGGTGGGGTACAGCAGCATGCCCGGCTCCAGCGAGCGCACCGGCGCACCGGTGCCCTTGGCATTGGCCAGCAGGCGACCAGCCTTGAGCATGGTCACTGCCTGGCCGGAATTGGCCGCCGAGGCATTGGCCGGCAGGCCGCCCAGCTCGGCCACCATGTTGGTGTAGGCCTGCAGGTAGGCCAGGGTGATCACCTGGCCGATTTCGGTGTTGGCATAGCCACCCACGCCCATCGCGCCGATGCCGCCGCCGCCGAACAGGCCGCCACCGGCGCCCCAGCCCAGGTCGGTCTTCTTCGAGTTGCCCTCGACGATGGCCACCTGCTCGGAGGAGCGCACGTCGGTGAGGGTGAGGGTCACGTCCGCGGTCTTGCTGCGGAAGTTCAGGCCGCTGACCACCGCACCGGCCTTGCCGCCGATCAGGCCGCCCAGCAGGCCACCGATGGCGTTGCCGCCGGCATTGCTGTTCTGCGAGATCAGGTCCGGCACCAGCACGTAGTCGGCGGCGCGGATCTGGCCCTTGCCGATGTTGGAGCGGCCGCGCAGCTGGCCTTCGCTGGCCAGCGCACGCTCGGCCTGGGCAGCGGCCATGCCGACGCCACGGTCCACCAGGGTGAAGCACTTGGACTTGTTGACGAAGACCTTGATCAGCTTCGAAGGCGCCGGCAGCTGCTGGCCGGTCCACCAGTTCACCACGTCTTCCGGCTCGATCACCGAGATGGAACCCAGCGGCTTGGTGCAGACCGGAATCTCGGCCTGGCCCTTCTTGCTCTGCTCCTGGGCAGAGGTGCGGCTGTTGGCGAAGCTGTCGCGCAGACCGGCCGACGCCGGGGCACTGACGCCCAACAGGCCGGCACCCAGCAGCGCGCAGGCCAGCACGGGGGCGAGCGAATTCGATTTGTTCATATGAGTCATCCAGCACTTCGCCAACGGCGAAGCACAATCCATGGGTTGAGAAAGGGTCTGGGACCTGAATCCTTTGGTGGCGCCTCCCCAGGCGCCGGCGCAGAGGATAGGGCATGCAGGGACCCAACCACAACCGCAGCTGACTGGAAAGTGCGGATCACGACAGATTTGGCCAACCCGGGTGATGGCGCCCGCCGGCGGGCCCGCCCCGACTCCACGTATCACATTGTGTCGGTTGGACAATGTTGTTTTCGGAACAGACAAGTGAGCGCCATGTGGTCGTTTTGGCGACCACCTGGGGGTACCGTGTCGCGGCTGAAATCGACAAAAGAACCCGCGCCCCGATGAGCCCCCCTTCCCACCCCCGCGTTGCAGCCCTCGGGCTGTCCGGCCTGCTTGCCGCTGCCCTCCCCCTTGCCGCCCAGGCCGCCGAACGATGCGGCCCGGATGCGATGCGCGACCACCCGCCCCAGGTCAACATCCGCGTCGACAACGACCTGTTCGGTGGCCGCCACCAGGACCAGGGCTACACCAACGGCGCCCAGCTGACCCTGGTCTCGCCGAACCTGGTCGACTACACCGATGACCCCTGCCTGCCCCGGATGGCGCGCTGGGTGAACCAGTACCTGGAAGGCCTGCACCCGGGCAGGTTCGAGCAGCAGAACATGATCTTCAGTATCGGCCAGGGCATTTTCACCCCGACCGATCCGGCCCGCCGCGACCTGATCAAGGATGATCGACCGTATGCCGGCGTGCTGATCGCCAGCTTCGGCTTCAACGCGCGCAGCGGCGACCGCCTGCAGACCACCCAGCTGACGCTGGGCGTGGTCGGTCCATGGGCACAGGGCAAGCAGGTGCAGGATGCGGTGCACGACATCCTCAATGACAAGAAGTTCGAAGGCTGGGACAACCAGCTGCACAACGAACCGCTGTTCATGCTGACCCACGAGCGCATGCGCCGCTGGCCGGCCGATGCCAGCGTCAATGCCGGCGGCTGGGGCTGGGATGCGATCAGCCACTACGGCGGTGCGATCGGCAACCTGGAGACCAAGGCCAATGCCGGTGGCGAAGTACGTTTCGGCTGGAAGCTGCCCGATGATTTCGGCAGCACGCCGCTGCGTCCGGCCGGCGAGAACACCGCGCCGACGCGTGGCGGCCGTCCCAGCGGCTGGTCGTGGCACATGTTCGTCACCACCGACGCGGCCTGGGTAATCCGCGACATCACCCTGGACGGCAACACGTTCCGCAGCAGCCACAGCGTCGATAAGCGCCACGTGGTCGCCCAGGGCGGCTACGGCATGGCGCTGACCCATGGCCGCTGGAAGTTCGCGGTGGCGCGCTACCACAGCACCCGCGAGTTCTACGGCCAGCGCGAGGCCCCGGTGTTCGGCAGCTTCACCATCAGCCGCTCGCTGTAAGCGAGGGGCCGATGGTAGTGCCGGCCGCTGGCCGGCTGCTGGCATATCCGGATGGATTGATGAGGAGCCGGCCAGCGGCCGGCACTACCCGCATCCGCAACCGCCATCCCGAAACAGAAAAGGCCGGCTTTCGCCGGCCTTTTCGTTCACCACGCCGCGGCGTGGATCATTCCGATTCCCACCACATCCAGAAGCTGTCCCACAGGCGCTTGAAGAAGCCGGCCTGCTCGACGGCGGCCACCGCCACCAGCGGTGCTTCGGCGATGACCTTGCCATCCAGGGTGACCTTCACGGTACCGACCTGCTGGCCGGCGGTGAACGGTGCCTCCAGGGTCTTGGGCACATCGATGCTCGGCTTCAGGTCGTTGTAGCGGCCACGCGGCACGCTGACCAGCATCGGCTGGGCCACGCCCAGCTGCACCTTGTCGGTGGTGCCCTTCCAGACCTTGTGCTCGGCCACGGCCTTGCCCGGCTCGTACAGGCGGTGGGTCTCGAAGAAGCGGAAGCCCCAGTTCAGCAGGGCCAGGCTGTCATCGGCGCGCTGCTTTTCCGACGCGCCACCCAGCACCACGGCGATCAGGCGCTGGTCACCGCGCTGGGCCGAGCTCATCAGGCAGTAACCGGCCTCGGAGGTGTGGCCGGTCTTGATGCCGTCGACGCTGCCATCGCGCCACAGCAGCAGGTTGCGGTTCGGCTGCTTGATGTTGCCGACCTGGAATTCCTTGATCTTGTTGTACGCGTAGGTTTCCGGGTAGTCGCGCACCATCGCGCGGCCCAGCAGCGCCAGGTCGTAGGCGGTGCTGTGGTGGCCCTGCGCGGTGAGGCCGTGGGCGTTGACGAAGTGCGAGTCCTTCATGCCGATCTTGGCGGCGTAGCTGTTCATCAGCGACGCAAAGGCTTCTTCACTGCCGGCCACATGTTCGGCCAGGGCGATCGCGGCGTCGTTGCCGGACTGGATCGCCATGCCCTTTTCCATGTCTTCCAGGCGTGCGGTCTGGTTGACCGGGAAGCCGCTGTAACTGCCATCGGTACCGGCGCCACCTTCGCGCCAGGCGCGCTCGCTCATCATCACCTGGTCGTCCGCACGGACCTTGCCGTTCTTGACCTCGGCGGCGATCACGTAGGACGTCATCACCTTGGTGATGCTGGCCGGGGCCAGCTGCTCGTGGACGTTTTCGCCGGCCAGCACCTGGCCGGTGGCGTAGTCCATCAGCACCCAGGCCTTGGACACGCTCGGCGCCGGGGCCGGCGGAGTGGCGACAGTGGCCGGGGCAGCAGCGGCGGCGGCAGGCGCCGGCGTGGCCGGAGTCGGCAGCGGCGTCTGGGCGGAAGCCAGACCCACCACCAGGGTGGCGGCCAGGGCAGTGGCGGCGGAACGGAAATTCATTGGACAGCAGGCTCCAGGGGACGGCCGGGAATGGAGGGTGGAACGTAACGGCCATTGTAAGGCCGGGGGAGCACGGGCCGGCAGCACCGGCCCGGGCGGTTCAATCCTTGACGATCTGCGGCGAACCCAGGCCCAGACCGGCGATGCGGCCGACAAGTTCCGCGGCACTGGCATGGTCGCTGGCGGGTACGCGCAGGCGGAACAGGGTGCGGCCACCGGCCGCGATGTCGCTGATGGTGGCGCCGACGATGCCTGCGGCATTGAGCTGGCCCATCGCGCGGTTGGCGTTGTCGCGGTTGGAGAAGCTGGCGACCTGCACCATCACTGCGCCGACCACCTGCTGCGACAGGCTGGGTGTCGTCGGGGCGGAACGTACCGGGGCCGGCGCAGCCGCACGCGGTGCCGCGCTGGCCACCGCAACCGGTGCCGGTGCGGAGCTGCGCACCGGCAGTGCACTCGGTGGCAGGCTGCTGACCGCCACGTCCGGCGCGGTGCTGGCTACGCCCTGGGTGGTGGCCGGCTGGCCGCGTGCAGGCATGCCGTCGGCCGGCAGACGCTGGACCAGGCGATCGATGTCGCTGTCGGCGGCGACCCGCGCCGCCGGTGCCGGTCGTGCACTGGCCACGGCGGTGGCGGCGGCCGCTTCGGCGGCGCGGCGCTCGCGGCGCGACGGCTTCTGCGCCAGCAGGTTGCTCTCGCCCGGCTGCAGTGCGCGCACTTCGACATTGCCGGTGCCGCGCTGGGTGATGCCCAGGCGCACGGCGGCGGCATAGCTCAGGTCAACCACGCGGCCATCATGGAACGGCCCCCGGTCGTTGACGCGCACGATCACCGACTCGCCGTTGTCGAGGTTGGTCACGCGGGCGAAGCTGGGCAGTGGCAGCGTCTTGTGCGCGGCGGTGAACTGGTACATGTCGTAGACCTCGCGGTTGGAGGTCAGGCGGCCATGGAACTTGGCGCCGTAGTACGACGCGGTGCCGCGCTCGACGTAGTTGCGGGTGTCGTCAAGCACGTTGTACGACTTGCCCAGCACCACGTACGGCGACTTGTTGCCGATCGCCGATCGTTCCTCGGCGGTCACTTCCGGCTCGGGAATGCAGGCCACGTTGGGAATGTAGTCCGGCGTGCTGTCGCGCACGCCCGGTTTGTACAGGCCACCGGCGGTGTAGTTGCCGCGGGTGCTCAGGTCTTCCTTGGCCGCCGCGTACGGGGAACCGTCTGGGCAATGCGCCGGGCGCGATCCGCGGCCCTGCACCAGCGTGCCGCTGGACTTGCCACCATGGCCGGCCGTGGCCGGCTTCTTCGGCGCGCTGCTGCAGGCCGCCAGCGCGAGGACGATCAAGCCTGGGGCCAACCATCTGATGTTCATGCCGGGGGCAGCTCCTGTCCGGCGATGGCCTGGGACAACTGGAACACGGCCATCGCGTACATCTTCGAGAGGTTGTAGCGGGTGATCGCGTAGTAGTTCTGGAAGCCCAGCCAGTACTGCTTGCCGGTGCTGCCTTCAAGCGTGATCGGGGTAGCGG from the Stenotrophomonas maltophilia genome contains:
- the lipA gene encoding lipoyl synthase, with protein sequence MTETTARSIPLQIVQGDSPSAAPLQAGVKQLGGDKINRSPVQFADAPVLRKPSWIRVRIPSGNAVQNLKAKLRENRLVTVCEEASCPNIHECFGHGTATFMILGEVCTRRCSFCDVAHGRPKPPDANEPASLGQTVADMGLKYVVVTSVDRDDLRDGGAQHFVDCITAIREKSPGTRIEVLTPDFRGKGRMERALEILAQNPPDVFNHNIETVPDLYRNVRPGADYQWSLNLLKNFKAQHPEVPTKSGIMLGLGEEFEQIKATMRDLRAHDVDMITIGQYLQPTAHHHPVLKYWTPEDYKALEDYGYELGFSHVASGPMVRSSYHADVQAKGAGVS
- the lipB gene encoding lipoyl(octanoyl) transferase LipB, producing the protein MDAVADSCPAEAAPEDRAPRPAVVRDLGRQAYEPVWRAMQRFTDQRSDADADELWVVEHDPVFTLGQAGKDEHVLAPGEIPVLHVDRGGQVTYHGPGQIVVYPLLRLPRLGIGVRDYVCRIEQALIDTLAEWNIGAERREGAPGVYVGGAKIAALGIRVRRGCTFHGLAFNVSMDLEPFHRINPCGYQGLQVTSVVDLGGPSGMEAVKPVLLDHLARQFGLLLQHTPELPDLSAAA
- a CDS encoding YbeD family protein; protein product: MEIKSDNPDHGFQFPGQFELSAMGPANRGLEHELPRLLLAAGIDVVNERISWKHSSNGKYVSVRIVFKAESREQYDLAHQALRDHPEVKWTL
- a CDS encoding CsgG/HfaB family protein codes for the protein MNKSNSLAPVLACALLGAGLLGVSAPASAGLRDSFANSRTSAQEQSKKGQAEIPVCTKPLGSISVIEPEDVVNWWTGQQLPAPSKLIKVFVNKSKCFTLVDRGVGMAAAQAERALASEGQLRGRSNIGKGQIRAADYVLVPDLISQNSNAGGNAIGGLLGGLIGGKAGAVVSGLNFRSKTADVTLTLTDVRSSEQVAIVEGNSKKTDLGWGAGGGLFGGGGIGAMGVGGYANTEIGQVITLAYLQAYTNMVAELGGLPANASAANSGQAVTMLKAGRLLANAKGTGAPVRSLEPGMLLYPTGVKEGTMWEVEDEMGNKGWVNSTLMETAK
- a CDS encoding lipid A deacylase LpxR family protein, translating into MSPPSHPRVAALGLSGLLAAALPLAAQAAERCGPDAMRDHPPQVNIRVDNDLFGGRHQDQGYTNGAQLTLVSPNLVDYTDDPCLPRMARWVNQYLEGLHPGRFEQQNMIFSIGQGIFTPTDPARRDLIKDDRPYAGVLIASFGFNARSGDRLQTTQLTLGVVGPWAQGKQVQDAVHDILNDKKFEGWDNQLHNEPLFMLTHERMRRWPADASVNAGGWGWDAISHYGGAIGNLETKANAGGEVRFGWKLPDDFGSTPLRPAGENTAPTRGGRPSGWSWHMFVTTDAAWVIRDITLDGNTFRSSHSVDKRHVVAQGGYGMALTHGRWKFAVARYHSTREFYGQREAPVFGSFTISRSL
- a CDS encoding D-alanyl-D-alanine carboxypeptidase family protein, with protein sequence MNFRSAATALAATLVVGLASAQTPLPTPATPAPAAAAAAPATVATPPAPAPSVSKAWVLMDYATGQVLAGENVHEQLAPASITKVMTSYVIAAEVKNGKVRADDQVMMSERAWREGGAGTDGSYSGFPVNQTARLEDMEKGMAIQSGNDAAIALAEHVAGSEEAFASLMNSYAAKIGMKDSHFVNAHGLTAQGHHSTAYDLALLGRAMVRDYPETYAYNKIKEFQVGNIKQPNRNLLLWRDGSVDGIKTGHTSEAGYCLMSSAQRGDQRLIAVVLGGASEKQRADDSLALLNWGFRFFETHRLYEPGKAVAEHKVWKGTTDKVQLGVAQPMLVSVPRGRYNDLKPSIDVPKTLEAPFTAGQQVGTVKVTLDGKVIAEAPLVAVAAVEQAGFFKRLWDSFWMWWESE
- a CDS encoding septal ring lytic transglycosylase RlpA family protein; this translates as MNIRWLAPGLIVLALAACSSAPKKPATAGHGGKSSGTLVQGRGSRPAHCPDGSPYAAAKEDLSTRGNYTAGGLYKPGVRDSTPDYIPNVACIPEPEVTAEERSAIGNKSPYVVLGKSYNVLDDTRNYVERGTASYYGAKFHGRLTSNREVYDMYQFTAAHKTLPLPSFARVTNLDNGESVIVRVNDRGPFHDGRVVDLSYAAAVRLGITQRGTGNVEVRALQPGESNLLAQKPSRRERRAAEAAAATAVASARPAPAARVAADSDIDRLVQRLPADGMPARGQPATTQGVASTAPDVAVSSLPPSALPVRSSAPAPVAVASAAPRAAAPAPVRSAPTTPSLSQQVVGAVMVQVASFSNRDNANRAMGQLNAAGIVGATISDIAAGGRTLFRLRVPASDHASAAELVGRIAGLGLGSPQIVKD